Part of the Streptomyces sp. RFCAC02 genome is shown below.
GGTGCGCCGCGCCGACGGGTCTGACCGCGGACGTGCTGCCCGGCGGCCTGTTCGCCACCACGGTCCACACCGGCCCGTACGACCAGATCGTCCTCACCAGCCACGCCGCGCTCGCCCGCTGCCTCGAACGGGGGCACCGACCGGACGGGCCGCTCCGTGAGGTCTACCTGACCGACCCGGCCACCACGGAGCCCGGCGGGCTGGTCACCGAACTGCTGATTCCGCTGGAGGAACCACTGTGAACGACGACAGGACAGCCTGGTACGACGCCCCCGACGAGCCGGGGCTCGCGACCTTCGGGTCCGTGCACGGCCTCGGTGTCACGGGACGGGGCGAACCCGGCGGCGCGGAGTACGCCGTCTGCGCGCGGGCGCTGTACGCCGTCGCCGGAACGCTGCCCGGAATCCCGGCGGTACCGCTCGAAGGCCGCTGGTGGGTGGAGGACCCACGGCCGCCGCTGGAGGTGCCGCGGACCGAGTGGCGCTGGCACCTTTTCCTGCGCCTGCCCGACGGCCTCGACCCGGGCGCGGCCGACACCGCGCGCGAGGACGCCCGGCCGTCGGGACACGCGGTGGACCGGGTGCAGTCGGTCACCTTCACCGAGGGTCTGTGCGTCCAGATGACGCACCACGGTCACTACGCCGAGGAGGCGAGGTCCCTCGCGCTGATGGACGCGTACGCGGCCCGGCACGGCCTCCGTACGGCCGGCCTGCACCACGAGATCTACCTCTCCGACGTCCGCGAGACGGACCCCGCCGGGATGCGCACGGTCCTGCGCCAGCCCGTCCGCCCGGCGGCGGCGTCTCAGGCGGGGCGGACGGCGCCGTAGAACGGCATGTAGTCGATCGACTCGTAGCGCACGTTCGCGCCGGGCTTGGGCGCGTGGATCATCATCCCGTCGCCCGTGTACAGGCCGACGTGGCTGATGTCGTCGTAGAAGAAGACGAGGTCACCGGGCTGCAGCTCGTCGTACGAGACGCGGGTGCCGGCGTTGACCTGGTCCCAGGTGACGCGGGGCAGCTCGACGCCGGCCGCCAGCCACGCCGCCTGCGTGAGGCCGGAGCAGTCGTAGCTGTTCGGTCCGGTCGCGCCCCACACGTACGGCTTGCCGAGCTGGGCCTCCGCGAACGCGATGGCCTGCGCCGCGAGCGACGCGTACGTGCCGTCGTCGGCGGTGCCGGTGCCGCCGTCGGTGGTGGTGCCGGTCTCCTCCTCGGCCTCGGCCTGCTCGGCGGCCTCGGCTGCCGCGGCCTCCTCCGCGGCCCGCTGCTCGGCGGCCTCCCGCGCCTGACGCTCCGCCTCCTCGCGTTCCAGGCGCTCCAGCTCCGCCAGCTCGGCCTCCTCCTCGGCGGACAGCTCGTCCAGCAGGGTGCGGGCCGCCGCGAGGCGCTCCTGCACGTCCGCCTTCTGCGCCTCCAGGTCGGCCTCGCTGGCCTCGAGCTCGCCCAGCGCCTCGGACGCCTCGGCGCGCCGGCTCTCCGCCGCGGCCTGCCCGGACTCGAAGTCGGCGAGCGCCTCGCGCTCCACGTCCCCGAGCCGGTCGAGGGTGTGCCGGCTGTCGAAGAAGTCCTTGGGGTCCTCGGACAGCAGCAGCGTCGCCGTCTGCGACAGGCCGCTGCCCTGCCGGTACTGCGCGGCGGCGAGCGACCCGAGCCGGGCGCGCGCGTCGTTCACGCGCTCCGCCGCGTCGGCGGCCTCGTCGAGGAGCTGGTTCACGGACGCCTGCTGCTCGTCCACCTCCTCCTGCGCCTCGTTGAAGCGCTGGGTGGCGGTCCCCGCCTCGCGGTAGAGGGCGTCGACCTGCTCCTGGACCTCCGCGGCCCGCTGCCGCGCGCCCTCGGCGCGCTCGCGCTGCTCGCCGACGGACGGCGGGTCCGCGTCGTCGGCGGACGCCGTCTGGCCGAGGAGGGTGGCGGAAGCGAGCGCGGCGGCGCCGACGCCGACCGCGCCGCGGCGCGCTGCGGGGGACTCCAGAATCCCGGTGCGCGGCTTGCGATGGGAACCCACGGAGGGCGTCTCCTTTGCTTCCGGCCGTGCGCCGCCCCGGGGGAGAGCGGTCGCCCGGAACGGCGGGCCGTCTGGCGTCGCACCGTAGTCACTCCGCGGTGGCTTTGGGAAGGCCGATGCGCGATATGACCGAAACCGATTCGTTATGTACGGGAGGTGTGACGGCCCCCGTGCGTCGCCCGCGCCCGCCGCGCGGCACCCGGGCGGCCTACACTCGGCAGCGATGAGCGGCCTCTTCGACGACAGTTTCCTCGCCGGCCTCGGCGCCCCGTCCTCACCGGCGCCAGGGCCGGCCTCCGCGCACGCCCCGGACCTGCCGGACGCGCCGGACGACGGGCGGTACGACCCGTACGGCCCCGAGGAGCCGCACGAGGAGGAGATCCCCGACGGCCTCTTCGGCGGCGCGTACGCCGAGCCGCACCTCGCCGACGACGACGCCCACTACCGCAACGGCGCCCGCAAGCCCGTGCAGGACCCGGCCGCGCTCCTCACCGGCCTGAACGACGCCCAGCGCGCCGCCGTCACCCACAGCGGCGCCCCCCTCCTCATCGTGGCGGGCGCGGGATCGGGCAAGACCCGCGTCCTCACCCACCGCATCGCGTACCTGCTGGCCGAGCGCGGAGCGCACCCGGGCCAGATC
Proteins encoded:
- a CDS encoding GyrI-like domain-containing protein, yielding MNDDRTAWYDAPDEPGLATFGSVHGLGVTGRGEPGGAEYAVCARALYAVAGTLPGIPAVPLEGRWWVEDPRPPLEVPRTEWRWHLFLRLPDGLDPGAADTAREDARPSGHAVDRVQSVTFTEGLCVQMTHHGHYAEEARSLALMDAYAARHGLRTAGLHHEIYLSDVRETDPAGMRTVLRQPVRPAAASQAGRTAP
- a CDS encoding C40 family peptidase encodes the protein MGSHRKPRTGILESPAARRGAVGVGAAALASATLLGQTASADDADPPSVGEQRERAEGARQRAAEVQEQVDALYREAGTATQRFNEAQEEVDEQQASVNQLLDEAADAAERVNDARARLGSLAAAQYRQGSGLSQTATLLLSEDPKDFFDSRHTLDRLGDVEREALADFESGQAAAESRRAEASEALGELEASEADLEAQKADVQERLAAARTLLDELSAEEEAELAELERLEREEAERQAREAAEQRAAEEAAAAEAAEQAEAEEETGTTTDGGTGTADDGTYASLAAQAIAFAEAQLGKPYVWGATGPNSYDCSGLTQAAWLAAGVELPRVTWDQVNAGTRVSYDELQPGDLVFFYDDISHVGLYTGDGMMIHAPKPGANVRYESIDYMPFYGAVRPA